In Nicotiana tabacum cultivar K326 chromosome 17, ASM71507v2, whole genome shotgun sequence, one DNA window encodes the following:
- the LOC142171783 gene encoding uncharacterized protein LOC142171783 yields the protein MTRPILSGHLARWSILFNQYEITYIPQKDVKGQTLTNFLADHPLPAEWELSDDFPDEDMFFIEELPPWTMFFDGFSRRNGAEAGVVLISLERHVLPFSFALGKTCSNNAAEYQALIVGLEMALDMKILQLEIYDDSKLIISQLLGSYEVKKEDVFAIQSICFLFT from the coding sequence ATGACTCGACCTATTCTTTCAGGACACCTAGCAAGATGGTCCATATTGTTTAACCAGTATGAGATCACATACATACCTCAAAAGGATGTAAAAGGACAAACACTCACCAATTTTCTAGCTGATCACCCTCTTCCGGCGGAATGGGAGCTTTCTGATGATTTTCCAGATGAAGACATGTTCTTCATTGAAGAATTGCCACCATGGACAATGTTTTTTGATGGATTTTCACGTCGTAATGGTGCGGAGGCAGGTGTTGTGTTGATCTCTTTAGAAAGACAtgtcttgccattctcctttgcGTTAGGTAAAACATGCTCCAACAATGCCGCAGAGTATCAAGCTTTGATCGTCGGTCTCGAAATGGCATTAGACATGAAAATTCTACAGTTGGAGATCTACGACGACTCTAAGTTGATCATCAGCCAACTTTTAGGGAGTTACGAGGTAAAGAAGGAAGATGTTTTTGCCATACAATCAATATGCTTCTTATTTACTTAA